GAAGTTTGTAGTtacataacaaaatgtgttcaatgtctatgttttctttttttttttttttggaaaggaCTTCTACATACTAGAATGTCAACAATAAGGACAAGAAAGTCACAGCAAGCCTCTCGGCTTCAACAACACAGGTGAGATGATGTGGAAAACATAAAACGGAGCACACGTCTCATCATATCTTGGCGGAAGCAAAGGTAGTCAAACATCGAGTCTGGTTATTAGTCCATCTTAGTTCTGACTCCAGACTGCATTCAGCCACATGTAAGGGAAATCTAAGAGGCACAGTGATGTTCTGATGCGGTCAGTTTCTGGTTTAAGGTCAGGATTGTGGTCCAGCAAAGCCTGAGAGGGGTCGACAGGTGGTAGAGACGCACGAAGCACCTGCTCACAAAGCGGAGCCGCCATCACGGCCGATACGTTTTGATTACATCTTTGATGGGCCTCCTGCATATCGGGCAGCAGGCATTGATTTGTCTCTTCAGCTTCTGCCCGCAGTCGTTGCACAGGCACATGTGTCCGCAGGTGTAGATGACCGCGTCCACCTCCTGGTCGAAGCAGATGGTGCACTCTCCGTTCTTCCCAGCAGGGGGCAGCTCAGAGGCAGTCAGGGAGGGGGATGTAGGGGGGCTAAGCGGGGAGCTGGGAGCAGTCACTGGAAGGAGAGAAGACAGCTTGAATGAATGGAAGAGTAATCCTCTGTTGTTGATGGAGGAtgagttttttatgtttaatattcaTATATCTGCTCAGaacaatatgtaaaaaaaaaaagactactctaaacatttttaacaaaatgtccTTGCCAATGACAAAATCTTAACattccagaaatgttttagtaGAAGCCTCGCTTCCTGTAATGGATAAAATTACGAAAAAACAaatttccactgcagtttgtcagaacTGCTGCACGTCTAAGTCGTCCCTTGGGGGCCTCATACAGGCCTCCATATATACAGTATAGTATAATTCATGCTGTCAACATCTGGCATCTTACCCAGAGAGGATTCTGAGGCAGAGGAGGATCTGTTGACGCTGAAAGCCAGGTCTGAGTCACTGTCATCTGGGCTGCTGCTCTGAGAAGTTGTGGGGGATGTGCAGGGAGGACTGGACTGCAGTGTTCCTGTTCCACAAAGACAATTATAAATCAACAACCGCCACACAATTAGACTCCCTATCTATAAAAGGTTGGGTTTCAGTTCGAGGATATATTTAATGTAAGTTAAAATGAGTGATTTCAGAACATCGGCTGCCCGAATGTAAAGCTGCAGGCTGTACTCTGACATGCCCGAAGCAGAcagattaaaaatgcatgctTATTCATTAGAGCGACTTTTTTTCACGGTCTTCTATTCATAGCAGAACATTGCTGGATTAAAAACAAGAGAGAACGGGGTCTGGTCTGATGGGAGTTTATGTGGGAGTTGGACCACAGGGACTGGAAAAGGTCACGGCTCAAGGTTAAACAGCCTAATGAAGAACAAATCTACCCAGATGAATTCCTTTAGcctgggaaaagaaaaatgttgtcatCATTTCAGGAAGCCCATATTTGGTTTGTGGAATATTAAGATTCCTTTCAACCTAATTGTGATTAACCAGAATTAGAATTAGTTTTTTAGTACTTTAAAACTGTCAGATTTACAAATAAGTAatgcagataacaggaaggctaaacaTATTACAGATAAGTTGCTCTGTTTTACCAAGTTGAGCTTTCAATGTCTCTCGGTTTTGGAACATCCTTGATCCAGAAATGTTGGAAATCTAAGAAGTAAGTAAGGCTTTACATTCGCTATGAAATACACAGAGAGACTGCTGCTGagagatgctaatgctaatagcTCAAATGTAGCATAAGCTGCTAAACAgttcaaaatcaaatcaatattatGAAAGTGAATGTTTACAGGCACATGCAGTGACACCACTTCTGCTTCTAACACAAATAATTAATGACCATTGAGACAGGAAGACGTCTTGCTTCTTTATATTGAACCTTGAACTTTGAAGCTCCTGACTGTTTTGGTACAAAATCTCATCTGCTTGGACAAAAGAGGATTTCAACTAACTTAATTGTCAACTCTAGAAAATATGGCTATGTAACTCAGGCAAATGGTATTTATAATCAAAAAGTTGCATATAGTTATTTCATGTAGTTGTCAGTAGCAGACATACTTTCAGTTCATggctaaaataaatggaaattgGGTGTCATTTAATGTCTCGAAAAAATAATAAGCAGAGATCACACATAGATTGACTTATGATATGAAAGATCTGAGCgtttttatgattatttctcTTCAAAACtcatcaaaaatactttactaaAAAGACAAGTAAACTGATATGTACAGTCTGGTTTAAGAAATTGCTTGCTTGCAGGTAAGCAGAAGGGAAAGAGATGCCGTTGAGAAAAGAGGACTAAAAATCGGCCAGCTATTCTTGAACACTTTTGAATTATGGTCTTGAAGAAAAATCTgctaatttctgtattttaaggtcggaaatatacaaaacaaacacacagagatcAAAAGTCTGCCAACTCTGATTGTCTATTTACATTTACTTACTGGAACAGGAGGTAGAAAGCTAACAGTGCAGTACCGTGAATAAATACTTTATGTATGATCTCCTCACCCTTCAAAGAGATACATCCCATCTCATCTTATTGCATCATTACTGTTTGCATTTGAAAACAGATGGAGCAATGGTGCTAAACTGATGTGCCTCATCGTCACAGGCTTTATGTGCTCACAGCTCTGTGCCATTAAGCATGAgtgaataaaattttatttttctttaaaggggAAAGTTCCAGTGATTGCCGTTTTATTGCTTTGGCTCCTCAGATGCTTTGTGTGCTTTATGTGTCGCTCTAAACACACTTACCGAGTATCCTGAGTCTGTTCACAGCTCCATGCAGTGTGAAAAAGGCCCACAGGACCTGAGAGGAGTCTACACAGAGCAGCCGGCCCCGTCCCACTCCGTTCACCCCGTGGTGCACCTCTCCGCTGGGCAGCAGACTGAAGCTGAGCACGTCTCCAGAGCAAGGCATGGGGAAGCCGCGGTGCAACACCCAATACTCCTTCCGGTCCAGGAGCACCTCAGGGTCAGCCGGCAGGTCTCCAGAGTGCAGACAAGCTGGGTCGCAGGATGTTAAACCGAATGACATCGACCCAAAGTAAGGCAGGCCCAGGTGGCCCACCTCCACATACAAAGTCTCTCCCACGTGGAGCGGCCGGTCGCTGAACACCAGAGTCCGGCTGCTGTCCAGAAAATGGATACAGGCGGCCAAACGGTCTGCGGAGAGTATCACATCAGATCCACGGATCAGGTGAAAGTGCAAGTCATTGTCCAGCAGGGACGGCAGACCCCGGACGCCCCTCGGAAACGCAGAGGAGACGGTTGAAGACGGtgtggaggaagaagaagaggatgaGCAGTAGTGGATGAGCTGAGAGTAGTTGTTGAGCTGGAGGTTGGCCATTTTGGCAGCAGCCGCCTGGTTGTTCTCCAGCTGATTGTTGCTGTAATTGGCCGAGTCGTGGCTGCTCTGGGGAAGATAGGCACTCAGACGGGCAGCGCTCAGGCAGCTGGACCCCACACTCTCAGCAAATGTGCTGTCTGTGAAGCAAAATGTGCACGAAAAAGTTAATGGCTATTCAGTGGCCTGATATAATCTGTcccaaaacatttctctgttctCTTCTAGTTGGCACTTTACTCTTATTTTCCAAGACAAGACATGAAAAATTTTTTACTAACTGTCAGGAATATTAGTTCAAACTGATTCAGACAAATTTTATAACACTTACTGGAAAGCTGTAATATTGGCAATAAAATGAACTACAAGGGAGCTAAAAAATCTGCTATTAGTCACAGCTCTTTTCAGAGGCTTCATTTTTCCAGCAGATTTATGACGTcttctgaaagaaaataactCATTGATGCTGCTTTTTGTCGTCTGTGTTGTATTTCAGCCCTTTTTTCAGATGTTGagtatgtctctaccagcttcgCATGTCCAGAGACTGAAGtttttgctgattttctttAGCAAGAATAGCTCACGCTTGGACAAtttgatttaggtctgaactttgattgggccattttaacacacGACTAGGCTTTAATCTAAACCATTGCATTATACCACTTACTCACTGCATAAGATTATAATCCTGCAAGAACGTGCACCTCTAAcaggctttgttttttttaggactACACATATTTAGCTCTATCTGTCCCCCTTCACCTATTACCAGTTTCCCTGTCTTTGCTCAAGTACAGGTTCCTCACAGCATGTTGTTGCCACTGTCATGTTTCACAAGGGGTACGGTATGTTCTAGGCGATATGCAGCGTTAGCTTTCCACCACACATAGCAATTTATATgaccaccttcttccacatgtttgctgtgtcgcCCACTTGACTTGTGACGAACTTCTTCTGGGTTTCTTTTAACACGTATTGCCACTCATTTTAAAAGGCTCAATCTATGTAGTGTATGATTAGtagttgtcctgtcaacagattctcccacttGAGTTGTGGATCTTAGCCAGAGATCTCAAGAGGTTCAGAATCACTGATTAAGGTTTTCCTTGTCTGGACTGTCGGTATAGATTGATGGCCATGTCTTTATAGCTTTATAGCTTAAGCAAAGGTCTTCAGTTTTAGATTGAACTATATTAGGTAACATTGGTTTAAGCCTAACCCATATGATCCAATGTTCTGCCCGTCCTTTCTGCTGTTTGTCCGCTAAAGATACTCCAAACTTCTCGAGCCCCTGctgaacagctggatttatattattattttttgaagacTGAGGCTATTTCTGATGAGAACGCAttgataaaattatttacaacgCGTTTCATTTTTGCACATGTTGAGAATTTCACAGTTTCTAAGCAAACTAAGGGTTGTTTCTGATGACAAAATACGATGTTAGCATCCAGAAATCAAAACGTAAACACATCTATGTTGAATTTAGTCCCACGTTGTATTTACTTTACGTGGACAAACAAGCATTGTCAGGAAGAGCTTCAGCTTCTCTGTACTCCagaaac
This Xiphophorus hellerii strain 12219 chromosome 23, Xiphophorus_hellerii-4.1, whole genome shotgun sequence DNA region includes the following protein-coding sequences:
- the neurl1b gene encoding E3 ubiquitin-protein ligase NEURL1B, producing the protein MGNTAPKPLIDATLQPRPVASRQYYTLPNNGPGVERRTSAPPVNINLESLRFNPHARGKNIRLDGQLRRATRKNSFCNGITFSHRPVHLYEKVRLRLTGVHTGWSGALRFGFTSLDPSELEAIDIPKYACPDLVTRPGYWAKALPERLAIKDNMLSFWADRHGRVFYSINDGEPILFHCGLSIGCPLWAIIDIYGITQEVTLLDSTFAESVGSSCLSAARLSAYLPQSSHDSANYSNNQLENNQAAAAKMANLQLNNYSQLIHYCSSSSSSSTPSSTVSSAFPRGVRGLPSLLDNDLHFHLIRGSDVILSADRLAACIHFLDSSRTLVFSDRPLHVGETLYVEVGHLGLPYFGSMSFGLTSCDPACLHSGDLPADPEVLLDRKEYWVLHRGFPMPCSGDVLSFSLLPSGEVHHGVNGVGRGRLLCVDSSQVLWAFFTLHGAVNRLRILGTLQSSPPCTSPTTSQSSSPDDSDSDLAFSVNRSSSASESSLVTAPSSPLSPPTSPSLTASELPPAGKNGECTICFDQEVDAVIYTCGHMCLCNDCGQKLKRQINACCPICRRPIKDVIKTYRP